A genomic window from Diospyros lotus cultivar Yz01 chromosome 2, ASM1463336v1, whole genome shotgun sequence includes:
- the LOC127794040 gene encoding uncharacterized protein LOC127794040: MGDSVKDQSASASADKGRSSSKLRYPLRSATKPKEEKPQAGNSSNSSVPKKGRPSSSVSKSVGILDIPAKDKPGKPPRRLSTPAKTTVSPAPASRTVGNITPISETRSKRSTYSQSKNATPLSEVSRSSNRKKFSVLSSASYWLSQIKLSESAAKHKISLGFFKLALEAGCEPPQKMRNELKSYACRHNLAELGEPVKELFESYDILESLEQLQVSESCSQMPEEGTRSSDDDVHSSSSVTGTRKLKPKSLNPDATAQNSEVKESAKQGATQKDNLRMKTRGTLNKNSVNTRTDPETAGRFASKKSQKPTKNECDKKKDKNKQGKNAASEQGSVNPLPADEPLQENKENMDAPMSEQISLIEV; this comes from the exons ATGGGGGACTCTGTCAAGGATCAGTCTGCTTCTGCCTCCG CTGATAAAGGGAGATCGTCATCGAAACTCAGGTATCCGCTACGATCGGCCACCAAGCCGAAGGAGGAGAAACCACAGGCGGGCAATTCGTCGAACTCCTCTGTCCCCAAGAA AGGAAGACCTTCATCAAGCGTAAGTAAGAGCGTAGGCATCCTTGATATACCTGCAAAGGACAAACCAGGGAAGCCCCCCAGGAGGCTCTCTACTCCTGCCAAGACCACTGTCAGCCCTGCTCCTGCATCAAGAACAGTTGGCAATATCACTCCAATTTCTGAGACTAGGTCAAAAAGGTCTACTTATAGTCAATCAAAAAATGCCACACCACTTTCTGAAGTTTCCAGATCATCAAACCGAAAGAAATTCAGTGTTCTGTCATCAGCTTCATATTGGCTGTCACAGATTAAGCTCTCTGAATCTGCCGCCAAGCACAAAATCTCACTTGGGTTTTTCAAACTTGCATTGGAGGCTGGATGTGAG CCTCCTCAAAAAATGAGGAATGAGCTCAAGTCTTACGCATGTCGACATAACTTGGCCGAGCTTGGAGAACCTGTGAAAGAATTATTTGAGAGCTATGATATTCTTGAAAGCTTGGAGCAGCTGCAAGTGTCTGAATCCTGTTCCCAAATGCCTGAAGAGGGAACTCGTTCATCCGATGATGATGTACACAGCTCTTCTTCAGTTACTGGAACTAGGAAACTGAAACCAAAGTCTCTGAACCCCGATGCCACTGCTCAGAATTCTGAAGTCAAAGAATCAGCCAAGCAAGGTGCTACGCAGAAAGATAACCTTCGAATGAAGACTCGGGGAACTTTGAATAAAAATTCTGTGAACACCAGAACTGATCCAGAAACTGCAGGGCGTTTTGCATCAAAAAAGTCCCAAAAGCCAACCAAGAATGAATGCGATAAAAAGAAGGATAAGAACAAACAAGGAAAGAATGCTGCTTCTGAACAAG gttCAGTCAATCCCTTGCCTGCAGACGAGCCACTCCaggaaaacaaagaaaacatg GATGCTCCAATGTCGGAACAGATCAGTTTGATTGAAGTCTAG
- the LOC127793916 gene encoding WRKY transcription factor 72A-like, whose product MEAALRNSGEGGADKEEKRVKLSRDEEGSKEMIFLKARNERRDHDQDDKKPSSNRIANQGDQLESAKAEMGEVKEENQRLRTFLNQIMKDYQTLQMQYHDIMGQEAKETDESELVSLSLGRTSSDTGKDNEKPTKGKEDEKDEEGLALGLDCKFEASKTATTETNSLKRSPENSSEVKEEAGESWPPQKVAKTMKNEEDEVSQQNPVKKARVSVRVRCNTPTMNDGCQWRKYGQKIAKGNPCPRAYYRCTVAPSCPVRKQVQRCAQDMSILTTTYEGTHNHPLPISATAMASTTSAAASMLLSGSSSSGTAPGSSAGATTSTPNFHGLNFYLSDHSSKPNPFYLPHTSMSSSSSYPTIILDLTSPTSSSHFNKLSSNFNPNPRYNSSTNLSFSSLEANPLPISWTNSALNYGTQPYNKNVPFGSLNFERLPQESFYHTFMQKSDPNPNPNPSQEDTIAAATMAITSDPSFQSALAAALTSIIGTGGNHGGGIGSQIGSKLGQNLKLGEPFPVVSSLPSATANGNKCSSSYLNSNSASATNSQPGNMMLLQPPLPFSTSKSKSTSPGDKDHVI is encoded by the exons atgGAAGCGGCTTTGAGAAATTCTGGCGAAGGAGGTGCTGATAAGGAAGAGAAAAGAGTTAAGCTGAGTCGAGACGAAGAAGGTTCCAAGGAAATGATTTTCCTCAAG GCTAGAAATGAAAGAAGGGACCATGATCAGGATGATAAGAAGCCATCTTCCAATCGAATCGCCAATCAg GGGGATCAGCTCGAATCTGCTAAGGCCGAAATGGGCGAGGTGAAGGAAGAAAACCAGAGACTAAGGACGTTTCTGAACCAAATTATGAAGGATTACCAGACCCTTCAGATGCAATACCACGACATTATGGGGCAAGAAGCTAAGGAGACCGACGAATCCGAGCTGGTTTCGCTCAGTCTTGGAAGAACTTCAAGTGATACTGGAAAGGATAACGAGAAGCCTACAAAGGGCAAAGAGgatgaaaaagatgaagaaggcTTGGCTCTAGGTCTGGACTGCAAATTTGAAGCGTCTAAAACAGCAACAACTGAGACTAATTCACTGAAGCGAAGCCCTGAAAATAGCTCAGAAGTGAAGGAGGAAGCAGGAGAGAGTTGGCCGCCACAGAAGGTTGCAAAAAcgatgaaaaatgaagaagatgaagtttCACAGCAGAACCCTGTGAAGAAGGCTAGGGTTTCTGTGAGAGTCAGATGCAATACCCCTACG ATGAATGATGGGTGTCAGTGGAGAAAATATGGACAGAAGATAGCAAAAGGAAACCCGTGCCCTCGTGCATATTATCGCTGCACTGTTGCACCATCTTGTCCTGTAAGAAAGCAG GTCCAAAGATGTGCCCAGGATATGTCCATATTGACCACCACCTATGAAGGGACACACAACCATCCTCTTCCCATTTCCGCCACCGCCATGGCATCCACCACCTCCGCCGCTGCCTCCATGCTATTATCCGGTTCATCCAGCTCCGGAACAGCCCCCGGCTCGTCTGCCGGCGCCACCACTTCTACACCCAACTTCCATGGATTAAACTTCTATCTCTCCGATCACAGTTCAAAACCAAACCCATTCTACCTTCCCCACACTTCAATGTCATCGTCATCTTCATACCCAACAATCATTCTTGATCTCACGTCCCCCACCTCCTcttctcattttaacaaactCTCCTCAAATTTCAATCCAAATCCAAGATATAATTCTTCCACCAATCTCAGTTTCAGTTCCTTGGAAGCCAACCCTCTACCAATTTCCTGGACCAATTCTGCCCTTAACTATGGCACCCAGCCCTATAACAAGAATGTTCCATTTGGATCATTGAACTTTGAAAGACTGCCTCAAGAAAGCTTCTATCACACTTTCATGCAGAAGAGTGACCCTAACCCTAATCCCAATCCCTCTCAAGAAGACACAATTGCAGCTGCAACAATGGCCATCACATCGGACCCAAGTTTTCAATCTGCTTTAGCAGCGGCTCTGACGTCAATCATCGGCACCGGAGGCAACCATGGAGGCGGCATTGGGAGCCAGATTGGAAGCAAACTTGGGCAGAATTTGAAGCTGGGTGAGCCCTTTCCAGTTGTTTCAAGCTTGCCATCAGCTACTGCAAATGGAAACAAATGCTCTTCAAGCTACTTGAACAGTAATTCTGCTTCAGCCACAAATTCTCAGCCTGGAAACATGATGCTTCTGCAGCCTCCACTGCCATTTTCGACCTCCAAGAGTAAATCTACTTCTCCTGGAGATAAAGACCATGTAATTTGA